A stretch of Brevundimonas naejangsanensis DNA encodes these proteins:
- the gspI gene encoding type II secretion system minor pseudopilin GspI — protein MSECSSRAGFTLIECLVALAVFGLAAMALLNLSGESTRSAARVETRTLGGIVADNVAAEAMIARDLPSGTASGQAALGGRDWRWVRVVSATDMPGVGRIDVRVFADEEQAAERVLFRAAGA, from the coding sequence ATGAGTGAGTGTTCGTCCCGCGCGGGCTTCACCCTGATCGAGTGTCTAGTCGCTTTGGCCGTGTTCGGTCTGGCGGCGATGGCGCTGCTGAACCTGTCCGGCGAGAGCACGCGCTCCGCCGCGCGGGTCGAGACGCGGACGCTGGGCGGCATCGTCGCCGACAATGTCGCCGCCGAAGCGATGATCGCGCGCGACCTGCCGAGCGGCACGGCGTCGGGGCAGGCGGCGTTAGGCGGGCGCGACTGGCGCTGGGTGCGGGTGGTCAGCGCCACGGACATGCCCGGCGTCGGCCGCATCGACGTGCGCGTCTTCGCCGATGAGGAGCAGGCCGCCGAGCGCGTGCTGTTCCGGGCGGCGGGGGCATGA
- a CDS encoding GspH/FimT family pseudopilin: protein MGFTLVELMVVIAIIGVAAGALVLSMPDPRPTLAVEAERFAARLTLAREEAVMTNRPVALRADTAGYGFEAFDGAVWTPLTGVLAPTAWEEGAAVAAPARAVFDPTGGADAASVRLERGGQAVIVAIDGAGEVTIHE, encoded by the coding sequence ATAGGCTTCACCCTCGTCGAACTGATGGTCGTCATCGCCATTATCGGCGTGGCGGCGGGGGCGTTGGTGCTGTCCATGCCGGACCCGCGCCCGACGCTGGCGGTCGAGGCCGAGCGGTTCGCCGCGCGCCTGACGCTGGCGCGCGAAGAGGCGGTGATGACCAACCGCCCGGTGGCGCTGCGCGCCGACACGGCGGGCTATGGCTTCGAGGCCTTTGACGGCGCGGTCTGGACGCCGCTGACTGGCGTGTTGGCTCCCACGGCATGGGAGGAAGGCGCCGCCGTCGCCGCGCCCGCGCGCGCCGTCTTCGACCCGACCGGCGGGGCCGACGCCGCCAGCGTGCGGCTGGAGCGCGGAGGGCAGGCCGTCATTGTCGCCATCGACGGGGCGGGCGAGGTGACGATCCATGAGTGA
- the gspG gene encoding type II secretion system major pseudopilin GspG — protein MAKARARRAQAASRRAARGSARQGFTLVELMVVIVIIGLLATVVAINVLPSQDKAMVGKARADISVLEQAVETYRLDNLTFPTDQQGLKALTAPPADLARPERYRQGGYVRRLPEDPWGNPYQYRRRSAHGGQFDIWSFGADGQEGGEGNDADIGNWQG, from the coding sequence ATCGCCAAGGCGCGCGCCCGACGCGCTCAAGCAGCGAGCCGCCGCGCGGCGAGGGGTAGCGCACGACAAGGCTTCACCCTTGTCGAGCTAATGGTGGTCATCGTCATCATCGGCCTGTTGGCGACGGTGGTGGCGATCAACGTCCTGCCCAGTCAGGACAAGGCCATGGTCGGCAAGGCGCGGGCCGACATCTCGGTGCTGGAACAGGCGGTGGAGACCTATCGCCTCGACAACCTGACCTTCCCCACGGACCAGCAGGGGCTGAAGGCCCTGACCGCGCCGCCCGCGGATCTGGCGCGGCCGGAACGCTATCGCCAGGGCGGCTATGTCCGCCGCCTGCCGGAAGACCCGTGGGGCAACCCTTACCAATACCGCCGTCGCAGCGCGCATGGCGGCCAGTTCGATATCTGGTCCTTCGGCGCCGACGGCCAGGAAGGGGGCGAGGGAAATGACGCCGACATCGGCAACTGGCAGGGCTGA
- the gspF gene encoding type II secretion system inner membrane protein GspF, with the protein MAAFDYIAADAAGRTVSGSVTAADEAAARKALAKRQLAPLQLTAGRSGAVAAPSKVGKVGRLSPKTLALTTRQLATLISVSPLEEALRNLMLQADRPNVRRVLEGVHAGVIEGRRLSDAMGQQGAAFPPLYRAMTAAGEQSGALQPILERLADGLERDEQVRGKVLTALVYPCVLAVVALGVIVAMMAYIVPKVVDQFDSMGQTLPLLTRLVIGLSDLMRDWGWLILLTLAAVVAAGLIARRREAVRLRLDAWVLRLPLVGRLTRDLHGARMARTLSTMIAAGLPVLEGLTITARTVSNRALRRATEQMAEAVREGGGLSAAMRRAEVFPPILVYMAASGESSGRLEPMLERAADYLEREFSNFTAVMLSLLEPAIIVIMGGIVAVIVLSILLPILQINTLALG; encoded by the coding sequence ATGGCGGCTTTCGACTACATCGCCGCCGACGCGGCCGGGCGGACGGTCAGCGGCTCCGTGACTGCCGCCGATGAGGCGGCTGCGCGCAAGGCGCTGGCGAAGCGCCAGTTGGCCCCGTTGCAACTGACGGCCGGTCGTTCGGGCGCGGTCGCCGCGCCTTCGAAGGTCGGCAAGGTCGGGCGCCTGTCGCCCAAGACGCTGGCGCTAACCACGCGGCAACTGGCGACGCTGATCTCCGTCTCTCCGCTGGAAGAGGCGCTGCGCAATCTGATGCTTCAGGCCGACCGGCCCAATGTCCGCCGCGTGCTGGAAGGCGTCCACGCCGGGGTGATCGAGGGGCGGCGCCTGTCCGACGCCATGGGCCAGCAGGGCGCGGCTTTTCCGCCGCTGTATCGCGCCATGACGGCGGCGGGCGAGCAGTCGGGCGCGCTTCAGCCCATCCTTGAACGCCTGGCCGACGGGCTGGAGCGGGACGAACAAGTGCGCGGCAAGGTGTTGACGGCGCTGGTCTATCCGTGCGTGCTGGCGGTGGTGGCGCTGGGCGTCATCGTCGCCATGATGGCCTATATCGTGCCCAAGGTGGTCGATCAGTTCGACAGCATGGGCCAGACCCTGCCGCTGCTGACGCGGCTGGTCATCGGCCTGTCGGACCTGATGCGCGACTGGGGCTGGCTGATCCTGTTGACGCTGGCGGCCGTGGTCGCCGCGGGGTTGATCGCGAGGCGGCGCGAGGCGGTGCGGCTGAGGCTGGACGCCTGGGTGCTGAGGCTGCCGCTGGTCGGTCGGCTGACGCGCGACCTGCACGGGGCGCGCATGGCCCGCACCCTGTCGACCATGATCGCGGCGGGCCTGCCGGTGCTGGAGGGGCTGACCATCACCGCCCGCACCGTCTCCAACCGCGCCCTGCGCCGCGCCACCGAACAGATGGCCGAGGCCGTGCGCGAGGGCGGCGGCCTGTCGGCCGCCATGCGCCGCGCCGAGGTCTTCCCGCCCATCCTCGTCTACATGGCCGCGTCCGGCGAAAGCAGCGGCCGTCTGGAGCCCATGCTGGAGCGCGCAGCCGACTATCTGGAGCGCGAGTTCTCCAACTTCACCGCCGTGATGCTCAGCCTTCTGGAGCCGGCGATCATCGTGATCATGGGCGGGATCGTGGCCGTGATCGTGCTCTCGATCCTGCTGCCCATCCTTCAGATCAACACCCTGGCCCTGGGGTGA
- the gspE gene encoding type II secretion system ATPase GspE, with protein MITVVDPRLPYGFAKTHGVLLLAAGEVMAVGVREGADPLALVEARRALGRPLEATPLSAAAFDRKLSEVYAGEQLTAADGDDLSLPVGLDSLVDDIPAAADLLDATDDAPVIRLINGVIAEAARIGASDVHLESYETRLLVRMRVDGVLREALSLNPRVAPLLVSRIKVMARLDIAEKRKPQDGRIPLTLGGKSLDVRVSTLPSRAGERVVLRILDKDQAGLTLDRLGMDPAALEAFRHALAEPNGIILVTGPTGSGKTTSLYAGLSLLNDGSRNILTVEDPVEYAMEGVGQTQVNPKVGMTFAAGLRAILRQDPDVVMVGEIRDTETAAIAVQASLTGHLVLSTVHTNDAAGAVTRLRDMGVEPFLLASTLRLVVAQRLVRRLCPHCRIEETADKATARLIGAEGGVRVWRPHGCADCGSTGYVGRIGLYETLAVDEKLRRLIASGADEDAVFDAAFARGGTLADRARALVLEGVTSVEEALRVARQETAAEEVAA; from the coding sequence GTGATCACCGTCGTCGATCCACGCCTGCCTTACGGCTTCGCCAAGACGCACGGCGTCCTGCTGCTGGCGGCGGGCGAAGTGATGGCGGTGGGGGTGCGCGAGGGCGCAGACCCTCTGGCGCTGGTCGAGGCGCGCCGCGCGCTGGGCCGCCCGCTGGAGGCGACGCCGCTGAGCGCCGCCGCCTTCGACCGCAAGCTGTCGGAAGTCTATGCGGGAGAGCAACTGACGGCGGCCGACGGCGACGACCTGTCCCTGCCGGTGGGGCTGGACAGTCTGGTGGATGACATTCCGGCGGCGGCGGACTTGCTGGACGCCACGGACGACGCGCCAGTCATCCGCCTGATCAACGGCGTCATCGCTGAGGCCGCCCGCATCGGCGCCTCGGACGTGCATCTGGAAAGCTATGAGACGCGCCTTCTGGTGCGGATGCGGGTGGACGGGGTGCTGCGCGAGGCGCTGAGCCTGAATCCGCGCGTGGCGCCGCTGCTGGTGTCGCGCATCAAGGTCATGGCGCGGCTGGACATCGCCGAGAAGCGCAAACCCCAGGACGGGCGCATTCCCCTGACGCTGGGCGGCAAGTCGCTGGACGTGCGCGTCTCGACCCTGCCGTCGCGGGCGGGCGAGCGGGTGGTGCTGCGGATTCTGGACAAGGATCAGGCCGGGCTGACGCTGGACCGTCTAGGCATGGACCCGGCGGCGCTGGAGGCCTTCCGCCATGCGCTGGCCGAGCCGAACGGCATCATCCTCGTGACCGGGCCGACCGGCTCGGGCAAGACGACCAGCCTCTATGCCGGACTGTCGCTGCTGAACGACGGCTCGCGCAACATCCTGACGGTCGAAGACCCGGTTGAATACGCCATGGAGGGCGTGGGCCAGACGCAGGTGAACCCCAAGGTCGGCATGACCTTCGCCGCCGGTCTGCGCGCCATCCTGCGTCAGGACCCGGACGTGGTCATGGTCGGCGAAATCCGCGACACGGAGACGGCGGCCATCGCCGTTCAAGCCTCGCTGACAGGCCATCTGGTTCTGTCGACGGTCCACACCAATGATGCGGCCGGGGCCGTGACGCGGCTGCGCGACATGGGGGTCGAGCCCTTCCTGCTGGCCTCGACCCTGCGGCTGGTGGTGGCGCAGCGGCTGGTGCGGCGCCTGTGCCCGCACTGCCGGATCGAGGAGACGGCGGACAAGGCGACGGCGCGCCTGATCGGGGCCGAGGGAGGCGTGCGGGTCTGGCGGCCGCACGGCTGCGCCGACTGCGGTTCGACCGGCTATGTCGGGCGGATCGGCCTTTATGAGACGCTGGCGGTGGACGAGAAGTTGCGTCGCCTGATCGCCTCGGGCGCCGATGAGGACGCGGTGTTCGACGCCGCCTTCGCGCGCGGCGGGACGCTGGCCGACCGGGCGCGGGCGCTGGTGCTGGAGGGCGTCACCTCGGTCGAGGAGGCCCTGCGCGTGGCGCGTCAGGAGACCGCCGCCGAAGAGGTCGCGGCCTGA
- the gspD gene encoding type II secretion system secretin GspD: MKARNRSLLTGVLAAVLAAQPLAAAPVMAQEARQTLNVQNADIRAFVQDVARTTGRTFIVDPAVTGTVTVSSPRPLTRAQLFEVFLSTLRANGLVVAPTSSGAYRISPAQGAAQGPATVGAERFSTEVFTLRHIDAASAAETIRPLVGAQGQVLANPGANSVVVADFADNLSRIRALVGRIDVDRSAYEVVALENASAREIAGVLQQVTGGPGGPGLVTITPVESSNALVLRGDGQALARVRGLIADLDGRARASQDVNVVFLEHADAEQLLPVLQQIVGQPADAAATSSPRLRTARAGATNTTRGMGQGGLTTTGEADSGSIGSTTVTATGQRATIARFPGANALVISGPADLQRTLTEVIRQLDVRRQQVLIEAIVVELSDKAVRDLGVQWLLAGEQGVGLTNYSDRAAPLVPLAGGAAAGQLDKDDPLRERLQNLALNSLLGANGFVGGAGGKWGDGLFGFIINAAKTDAGSNLLQTPSIMTLDNEEATFLVGQEVPITTGQTILDGNSNPFTTTERKDIGVRLTVRPQINAGGSITLTLRQEVSSINGLLTSGANDLILDKRELETTLVVDDGDIAVAGGLLDQNDRLEVSKVPGLGDIPGVGVLFRSTSRERGRTNLMVFLRPTILRTTADAQGLAADRWGYMRGEQQRVHPDREPSLDALLRDYMQAQPPAAPAAGEPLVIAPVAPVAARPLPPVSGGAR, from the coding sequence ATGAAGGCCCGTAACCGCTCCCTGCTCACCGGCGTTCTCGCCGCCGTCCTGGCGGCCCAGCCGCTGGCCGCCGCGCCGGTGATGGCCCAGGAGGCGCGCCAGACGCTGAACGTCCAGAACGCCGACATCCGCGCCTTCGTGCAGGATGTGGCGCGCACCACCGGCCGCACCTTCATCGTCGATCCGGCGGTGACGGGCACGGTGACGGTGTCCAGTCCGCGCCCCCTGACCCGCGCCCAGCTGTTCGAGGTCTTCCTGTCGACGCTGCGGGCCAATGGTCTGGTGGTGGCGCCGACGTCGTCGGGCGCCTATCGCATCAGTCCGGCCCAGGGCGCGGCGCAGGGCCCGGCCACGGTCGGCGCCGAGCGGTTCTCGACCGAGGTCTTCACCCTTCGCCACATCGACGCCGCCTCGGCCGCCGAGACGATCCGGCCGCTGGTCGGGGCGCAGGGGCAGGTGCTGGCCAATCCCGGCGCCAACAGCGTGGTGGTGGCCGACTTCGCCGACAATCTGTCGCGCATCCGGGCGCTGGTCGGCCGCATCGACGTGGACCGTTCCGCCTATGAGGTCGTGGCGCTGGAGAACGCCTCGGCGCGCGAGATCGCGGGCGTGCTGCAACAGGTGACGGGCGGCCCCGGCGGGCCGGGTCTGGTGACGATCACCCCGGTCGAAAGCTCCAACGCCCTGGTCCTGCGCGGCGATGGTCAGGCGCTGGCGCGGGTGCGCGGCCTGATCGCCGACCTGGACGGACGCGCGCGGGCCAGTCAGGACGTCAACGTCGTCTTCCTGGAGCACGCTGACGCCGAGCAGTTGCTGCCCGTGCTGCAACAGATCGTGGGCCAGCCGGCCGATGCGGCGGCGACCTCGTCCCCGCGCCTGCGCACCGCCCGCGCCGGGGCGACCAATACGACCCGCGGCATGGGACAGGGCGGCCTGACCACGACGGGCGAGGCTGACAGCGGGTCGATCGGCTCGACCACGGTGACCGCCACCGGACAGCGCGCCACGATCGCCCGCTTCCCCGGCGCCAACGCCCTGGTCATCTCCGGCCCGGCGGACCTGCAACGCACCTTGACCGAGGTGATCCGCCAACTGGACGTGCGCCGCCAGCAGGTGCTGATCGAGGCCATCGTCGTGGAGCTGAGCGACAAGGCCGTGCGCGATCTGGGCGTGCAGTGGCTGTTAGCGGGCGAGCAGGGCGTCGGCCTGACCAACTATTCCGATCGCGCCGCGCCGCTGGTTCCCCTCGCGGGCGGGGCGGCGGCGGGCCAACTCGACAAGGACGATCCCCTGCGCGAGCGGCTGCAGAACCTGGCCCTGAACAGCCTGCTGGGCGCCAACGGCTTCGTCGGCGGGGCGGGCGGCAAGTGGGGCGACGGCCTGTTCGGCTTCATCATCAACGCGGCCAAGACGGACGCGGGCTCCAACCTGCTGCAGACTCCGTCGATCATGACGCTGGATAACGAAGAGGCGACCTTCCTGGTCGGGCAGGAGGTGCCGATCACCACTGGCCAGACCATTCTGGACGGCAACTCCAACCCCTTCACCACGACCGAGCGCAAGGATATCGGGGTGCGCCTGACGGTGCGGCCCCAGATCAACGCAGGCGGCTCCATCACCCTGACGCTGCGGCAGGAGGTGTCGAGCATCAACGGCCTGCTGACCAGCGGCGCCAACGACCTGATCCTGGACAAGCGCGAGCTGGAGACGACGCTGGTCGTCGATGACGGCGACATCGCCGTGGCGGGCGGCCTGCTGGATCAGAACGACCGGCTGGAGGTCAGCAAGGTGCCCGGTCTGGGCGACATTCCGGGCGTCGGCGTCCTGTTCCGCTCGACCAGCCGCGAGCGGGGGCGGACCAATCTGATGGTCTTCCTGCGCCCGACCATATTGCGCACCACGGCGGACGCGCAGGGGCTGGCGGCGGACCGCTGGGGCTATATGCGCGGCGAGCAGCAGAGAGTTCATCCCGATCGCGAGCCGAGCCTCGACGCCCTGTTGCGCGACTATATGCAGGCCCAGCCGCCTGCGGCTCCGGCGGCGGGAGAGCCGCTGGTCATCGCCCCTGTCGCGCCGGTCGCGGCCCGGCCGCTGCCGCCGGTGTCGGGGGGCGCCCGGTGA
- a CDS encoding type II secretion system protein N, giving the protein MSAVSLGKGGLSLRRPPLRRVVEAALILLLLVQGGRLIWLFAAPTPQATQARPLPEVDLGVLSRFDAFFRNGGGGAEATPSDGGGLTLFGVRADGAGGGSAIIGLADGRQVSVGAGEELEPGLTLNAVAPDHVMLSRGGAPFRLDFPDLASGVAPVAPVAAAQPAVTAPEAASAEGVVVDPQRLIAQAGLRPRIKGLGVNGLTVSASGDGGELRNAGLRSGDVILSVNGTTLNSPQAIAALRGQLADAPSAQIQFERDGQVRSTTVRTRP; this is encoded by the coding sequence TTGAGCGCCGTTTCGTTGGGCAAGGGCGGCCTGTCCCTTCGCCGTCCCCCCCTGCGGCGCGTGGTCGAGGCGGCGCTGATCCTTCTTCTTCTGGTGCAGGGCGGGCGGCTGATCTGGCTATTTGCCGCGCCGACGCCGCAAGCGACGCAGGCGCGGCCTCTGCCGGAGGTCGACCTGGGCGTGCTGTCGCGCTTCGACGCCTTCTTCCGAAACGGCGGGGGCGGGGCCGAGGCCACGCCATCGGATGGCGGCGGCCTGACCCTGTTCGGCGTGCGCGCGGACGGCGCGGGCGGCGGCTCGGCCATCATAGGCCTGGCCGACGGCCGCCAGGTTTCGGTCGGCGCGGGCGAAGAGCTTGAGCCGGGGCTCACCCTGAACGCCGTCGCGCCCGACCACGTCATGCTGTCGCGCGGCGGCGCGCCGTTCCGTCTCGATTTTCCCGACTTGGCCTCAGGCGTAGCGCCCGTTGCGCCTGTAGCGGCGGCGCAACCCGCCGTGACTGCGCCAGAAGCGGCTTCGGCCGAGGGCGTGGTGGTCGACCCCCAACGTCTGATCGCCCAGGCGGGCCTGCGTCCGCGCATCAAAGGCCTCGGCGTCAACGGCCTGACGGTCTCCGCCTCGGGCGACGGGGGCGAGTTGCGCAACGCCGGCCTGCGCTCAGGCGACGTCATCCTGTCGGTCAACGGCACGACCCTGAACAGCCCGCAGGCCATCGCCGCCCTGCGCGGCCAGCTGGCCGACGCCCCCTCGGCCCAGATCCAGTTCGAGCGCGACGGCCAAGTCCGCTCCACCACCGTAAGGACGCGCCCATGA
- a CDS encoding TonB-dependent receptor domain-containing protein, with protein MKKTLTRNGVLLASSALVAAFGAPSLALAQAATPAAAVALSNELNSDLTADPANDPEQVAQTPATQLGDIVVLGRNIPQPNRQSAEVAAFLTSEDLQRTGDSTAAAALTRVTGLSIVEGRFVYVRGLGERYSSALLNGSPLPSPEPLQRVVPLDLFPSSILAGVTVQKSYSPNYPGEFGGGVIDLRTVDAPAEPFLTFKAGVGGNTETTGRDNLVYYGSDTDWTGFDDNTREVPGLIDQAFRAGKQINLANFSADEVQAMGRSLVNAPLRLMQRQQTPVDGSLELAGGFRTPTGIGDLGVIAVAGYDNSWRTRQAIQEEGQFQGDDLVPVSTFDVESNQNDVRLNFLGGLSLTTDDHEVKWTNLYVRTTTKRARTSAGPDFDAGGSVIRNDHTEWFVRQLFTSQLAGEHYFGADGAWKLDWRAAYAKTSRDAPYESRFQYGVDAQDRFIHNVQGNQISFSELDDEIWSGGVDLAYKLPMAAGREATVSVGASTLDNTRSAERHDLQFEAVNGLSNSQRQARIDYLFSDYNINPWTLQLREIAGSNGANAYDADLKVNAIYAMVDAEFVPTVRTTFGVRFEDGQQSVSPRDLFGGAAAFDATEIDEQYWLPSFTATWNFTEDQQLRFGASKTIGRPQFRELAPQAYTDPESDRVFIGNPYLTDTEILNLDARWEWYFGRQQFVTAGVFYKKLDKPVEAVIVDVGNQRQQSFLNAPEATVMGVEAEVKKYFEFADQAAFISNKRWLVQANYTWSDSEVSVGAGDTVLTLGGGGQPEQALVFIQDGSRLQGQSAHVANLQLGWEDDTARSQATLILNYVSERTTARGAGIGTVREPDYVQEPGAFLDFVYRKDFTVKGRDLGFALELRNLLGTDFEEYQEKGNRIRINQYDLGQSASVSLTARF; from the coding sequence ATGAAGAAGACCCTGACCCGTAACGGGGTGCTGCTGGCCAGCAGCGCCCTCGTCGCCGCTTTCGGCGCGCCCAGCCTGGCCCTGGCGCAAGCCGCGACGCCCGCCGCCGCCGTGGCCCTGAGCAATGAACTGAACAGCGACCTGACCGCCGATCCGGCCAACGACCCCGAACAGGTCGCCCAGACCCCGGCGACCCAGTTGGGCGACATCGTCGTCCTGGGCCGCAACATCCCGCAACCGAACCGTCAGAGCGCCGAGGTGGCCGCCTTCCTGACGTCGGAAGACCTGCAGCGCACCGGCGACTCCACCGCCGCGGCCGCCCTGACCCGCGTGACCGGCCTGTCGATCGTCGAAGGCCGCTTCGTCTATGTGCGCGGCCTGGGCGAGCGCTATTCCTCGGCCCTGCTGAACGGCTCGCCGCTGCCCAGTCCCGAGCCGCTGCAGCGCGTGGTGCCGCTGGACCTGTTCCCGTCCAGCATCCTGGCGGGCGTGACGGTCCAGAAGTCCTATTCCCCCAACTATCCGGGCGAGTTCGGCGGCGGGGTCATCGACCTGCGCACAGTGGACGCCCCGGCCGAGCCCTTCCTGACCTTCAAGGCGGGCGTCGGCGGCAACACTGAGACGACCGGCCGCGACAACCTCGTCTATTACGGTTCGGACACGGACTGGACCGGCTTCGACGACAACACGCGCGAGGTTCCGGGCCTGATCGACCAGGCCTTCCGCGCCGGCAAGCAGATCAACCTGGCCAACTTCTCGGCCGATGAAGTTCAGGCCATGGGCCGGTCGCTGGTCAATGCGCCGCTGCGCCTGATGCAGCGTCAGCAGACGCCCGTCGACGGCAGCCTGGAGCTGGCGGGCGGCTTCCGCACCCCGACCGGGATCGGCGACCTGGGCGTCATCGCCGTCGCCGGTTACGACAACTCCTGGCGCACCCGTCAGGCGATCCAGGAAGAGGGCCAGTTCCAGGGCGACGACCTGGTGCCGGTGTCGACCTTCGACGTCGAGTCGAACCAGAACGACGTGCGCCTGAACTTCCTGGGCGGTCTGTCGCTGACGACCGACGATCACGAGGTGAAGTGGACCAACCTCTACGTTCGCACCACGACCAAGCGCGCACGCACCTCGGCCGGGCCGGACTTCGACGCCGGCGGCAGCGTGATCCGCAACGACCACACCGAGTGGTTCGTGCGCCAGCTGTTCACCAGCCAACTGGCGGGCGAGCACTACTTCGGCGCCGATGGCGCGTGGAAGCTGGACTGGCGCGCGGCCTACGCCAAGACCTCGCGCGACGCCCCTTATGAATCGCGCTTCCAGTACGGCGTCGACGCCCAGGACCGCTTCATCCACAACGTCCAGGGCAACCAGATCTCGTTCAGCGAGCTGGACGACGAAATCTGGTCCGGCGGCGTGGACCTGGCCTACAAGCTGCCGATGGCGGCGGGCCGCGAGGCGACCGTCAGCGTCGGCGCCTCGACCCTGGACAACACCCGCTCGGCCGAGCGTCACGACCTGCAGTTCGAGGCCGTCAACGGCCTGAGCAACAGCCAGCGCCAGGCGCGGATCGACTATCTGTTCTCGGACTACAACATCAATCCGTGGACGCTGCAGCTGCGCGAGATCGCCGGCTCGAACGGCGCCAACGCCTATGACGCCGACCTCAAGGTCAATGCGATCTACGCCATGGTCGACGCCGAGTTCGTGCCGACCGTGCGCACCACCTTCGGCGTCCGCTTCGAGGACGGCCAGCAGAGCGTGAGCCCGCGCGACCTGTTCGGCGGGGCGGCGGCCTTCGACGCCACCGAGATCGACGAGCAGTACTGGCTGCCGTCCTTCACCGCGACCTGGAACTTCACCGAGGATCAGCAGCTGCGCTTCGGCGCGTCCAAGACCATCGGCCGTCCGCAGTTCCGCGAACTGGCGCCCCAGGCCTACACCGATCCCGAAAGCGACCGGGTCTTCATCGGCAACCCGTATCTGACGGACACCGAGATCCTGAACCTGGACGCACGCTGGGAATGGTATTTCGGCCGCCAGCAGTTCGTCACGGCGGGCGTCTTCTACAAGAAGCTCGACAAGCCGGTCGAAGCCGTGATCGTCGACGTCGGCAACCAGCGCCAGCAGTCCTTCCTGAACGCCCCGGAAGCGACCGTCATGGGCGTCGAGGCCGAGGTGAAGAAATACTTCGAGTTCGCCGATCAGGCGGCCTTCATCTCCAACAAGCGCTGGCTGGTGCAGGCCAACTACACCTGGTCGGACTCTGAGGTGTCTGTCGGCGCGGGCGACACCGTCCTGACGCTGGGCGGCGGCGGTCAGCCTGAGCAGGCCTTGGTCTTCATCCAGGACGGCAGCCGCCTGCAAGGCCAGTCGGCGCACGTCGCCAACCTGCAGTTGGGCTGGGAAGACGATACGGCCCGATCGCAGGCCACGCTGATCCTGAACTACGTCTCGGAGCGGACCACTGCGCGCGGCGCGGGCATCGGCACGGTGCGCGAGCCCGACTATGTGCAGGAGCCGGGCGCCTTCCTCGACTTCGTCTATCGCAAGGACTTCACCGTGAAGGGCCGCGACCTGGGCTTCGCCCTGGAGCTGCGCAACCTGCTCGGGACGGACTTTGAGGAGTATCAGGAGAAGGGCAACCGGATCCGCATCAACCAGTACGACCTGGGCCAGAGCGCCTCGGTCAGCCTGACCGCGCGTTTCTAG